The Gammaproteobacteria bacterium region TCTGCGCTAGAATGGGTTATTATTGAATTCTCCAGGAAAACACATCCATGATCGAACAAAAAGTTACTATTATCAATAAACTTGGCTTGCATGCACGCGCTTCTTCAAAGTTTGTATCCCTTGCCTCTAAATTTCATAGCCAAATCGAACTCTGCCGTGGCACCAAAGTTGTCAACGCTAAAAGCATCATGGGCGTGATGATGCTCGCTGCTGCAAAAGAAACTGAATTACTTTTAAAAGTAGACGGTGATGATGAGGTTCAAGCGATGACAGCCTTAACCACATTAATTGCTAATCGGTTTGATGAAGCAGAATAAAATTTTTCTTAACTTCTTGTTAGCACATAGGAAATTTTACTAAAGGCTTATCGCCCTAAAGTATCGGTGACAATTAAGCTTTTATCTAATCCTGCAATTGTAAAGTATCAAATAAATACTTGAACCCTTATTGAGTTAGCAAGTATAGCGAGCACTACATACCGCAGTTTTGCCTGACTTATCTTGACAATAGTAGTACTGGGTGTTTTCTCGCTTATTACAGATAACATCAAG contains the following coding sequences:
- a CDS encoding HPr family phosphocarrier protein, whose protein sequence is MIEQKVTIINKLGLHARASSKFVSLASKFHSQIELCRGTKVVNAKSIMGVMMLAAAKETELLLKVDGDDEVQAMTALTTLIANRFDEAE